In Calderihabitans maritimus, one DNA window encodes the following:
- a CDS encoding MoaD/ThiS family protein, whose translation MSQIETVRVVLYEPFKSVAGKSLVEITVQGKITVAQVIVEVLKEHPLLGKVFSGSDQEKLSDVALLVVDGKVADQETEILPGQQLMILPPLSGG comes from the coding sequence ATGAGTCAAATTGAGACGGTTAGAGTTGTTTTATACGAACCCTTTAAGAGTGTAGCTGGCAAATCTCTGGTGGAAATAACAGTGCAGGGCAAGATAACGGTTGCGCAGGTTATTGTCGAGGTCCTCAAGGAACATCCATTATTGGGCAAAGTTTTTTCAGGTTCCGACCAAGAAAAACTTTCGGATGTGGCACTGCTAGTAGTAGATGGTAAAGTAGCAGATCAAGAAACGGAGATTTTACCAGGACAACAGCTAATGATCTTACCTCCTCTGTCAGGCGGATAG
- a CDS encoding aminopeptidase, with translation MELVKYARVPIELNAEPGDEILILADSRTEPLVYEAIAAAAFDLGAHPTVAIIIARAAHGHEPTFIAKGAILNADLILSIASTSMTHTNAIRAALAKGKKYVAMPGVSADMLCNGAATADYSEVYRNTKRIAKILTAGKMAKIVSPNGTNITLNIEGRSGFTLAGKFEPGSIACFPDGEAPVAPVEGAAEGTLVFDVSMHGIGYLKSPIYLEVKGGRVTQIEGGQEANRLREILERNGDENAYNLGEFAIGTNPKARIIGNVSEDKKRAGMIHVALGDNITLGGNNHSRIHMDGLISGATVAIDGVEIVRDGQLIEEVLVGE, from the coding sequence ATGGAACTTGTTAAGTACGCTCGCGTTCCTATCGAGCTAAATGCGGAACCCGGTGATGAAATTTTGATCCTAGCGGATTCGCGAACTGAACCATTAGTTTACGAAGCCATTGCCGCCGCAGCATTTGATTTAGGAGCTCATCCAACCGTTGCTATAATAATTGCTAGAGCGGCTCATGGTCATGAACCAACGTTCATTGCCAAAGGAGCCATACTAAACGCTGACTTAATCCTTAGTATAGCTTCGACTTCTATGACCCATACAAATGCCATTCGTGCTGCCTTAGCTAAAGGGAAAAAATATGTTGCAATGCCTGGAGTTAGCGCTGATATGTTGTGTAATGGTGCAGCTACTGCAGATTATTCTGAGGTATACCGGAATACTAAACGAATTGCAAAGATATTGACGGCGGGGAAAATGGCTAAAATTGTTTCTCCAAATGGGACAAATATTACTTTGAATATCGAGGGACGTTCTGGTTTTACTTTGGCAGGAAAATTCGAACCCGGTAGTATTGCATGTTTTCCAGACGGAGAAGCTCCTGTAGCTCCAGTTGAAGGTGCCGCGGAGGGAACTTTAGTATTTGATGTTTCCATGCATGGTATCGGGTATTTGAAGTCTCCCATCTATCTTGAAGTAAAAGGCGGACGTGTCACCCAAATTGAGGGAGGGCAGGAGGCGAATAGATTAAGAGAAATCCTTGAAAGAAATGGCGATGAAAATGCTTATAATCTGGGCGAATTTGCCATTGGCACTAATCCCAAAGCCAGGATTATCGGCAACGTTTCTGAAGATAAGAAGCGGGCAGGAATGATTCATGTGGCTCTGGGCGATAACATTACTTTAGGGGGTAATAATCATTCCCGGATTCATATGGATGGTCTGATTTCCGGAGCTACGGTGGCTATAGACGGTGTTGAAATCGTTAGAGACGGCCAATTGATTGAGGAGGTCTTGGTTGGTGAATAG
- a CDS encoding iron-containing alcohol dehydrogenase, with amino-acid sequence MNSLARFLIPTEILYGPGASDNLGERVRQLGSTALVVTDRGVVRAGVVEKIEKSLVASGVKIKRFEGVKPNPDIEIVDRAFQIARTQDTEVLIGIGGGSSIDVAKAVGLLLANGGASISEYVAGKSIRNPNPPLIAVPTTCGTGSEVTTSTVVLDPVRKHKVSLRQGTFLCPTLAVIDPHLLTTLPSQVVASTGMDALTHAIESYLSLAASPITEGCALYAIELIGRYLRPATSNPSNLKAIGSMAIASTIAGMSFGQASTTLVHGMAHALGGYVDLPHGLATAVLLPHVMEFNLPADPEKFARVAQALGQHVEGLTTIEAARLSVKAVRELMSDVGISETLETVEVKREDIILMSKAAAAEKRLANNPRRVNEEDILKIFEQVFCHESN; translated from the coding sequence GTGAATAGTTTAGCTCGCTTTCTTATACCTACGGAGATATTATATGGTCCGGGTGCAAGCGATAATTTGGGGGAAAGAGTCCGACAGTTGGGTAGTACGGCGCTTGTAGTTACAGACCGTGGGGTTGTCCGGGCAGGAGTTGTTGAAAAGATTGAGAAGAGCCTAGTAGCTTCTGGTGTTAAAATTAAGCGTTTCGAAGGAGTTAAACCTAATCCCGATATTGAAATCGTGGATAGAGCTTTCCAGATAGCTCGTACACAAGATACCGAAGTGCTGATTGGTATCGGTGGAGGCAGTTCAATTGATGTGGCCAAAGCAGTAGGTTTGCTGTTGGCAAATGGGGGAGCCTCCATTAGCGAATATGTGGCCGGGAAGTCGATCCGAAATCCTAATCCGCCTTTGATTGCCGTGCCAACAACCTGTGGAACGGGTAGCGAAGTAACCACTTCTACGGTAGTACTTGATCCTGTACGGAAACATAAAGTGAGCCTGCGACAAGGTACTTTCCTCTGTCCTACGTTGGCGGTGATCGATCCCCATCTGCTTACAACTTTACCTTCTCAGGTGGTAGCTTCCACCGGAATGGATGCCCTTACCCATGCTATTGAATCGTACCTTTCGTTGGCTGCGTCACCTATAACCGAAGGCTGTGCTCTTTATGCTATTGAATTAATTGGTCGATATCTTCGTCCTGCGACGTCTAACCCATCCAACTTAAAAGCAATCGGTTCGATGGCGATAGCTAGTACTATTGCTGGCATGTCTTTTGGTCAAGCTTCAACTACATTAGTTCACGGAATGGCTCATGCTCTCGGAGGGTATGTTGATTTACCTCACGGGCTGGCCACTGCGGTTCTTTTACCCCATGTTATGGAATTTAATCTACCCGCTGATCCCGAGAAATTTGCGAGGGTCGCGCAAGCATTAGGACAACACGTTGAAGGGTTAACCACCATCGAAGCTGCGCGCCTATCCGTAAAAGCGGTTAGGGAGCTAATGAGCGATGTGGGCATTTCGGAAACTTTGGAAACTGTCGAAGTAAAGCGGGAAGATATTATCCTTATGAGTAAAGCGGCAGCAGCAGAAAAACGTTTAGCTAATAACCCTCGCCGTGTAAATGAAGAAGATATTTTAAAAATTTTCGAGCAGGTGTTTTGTCATGAGTCAAATTGA